In the genome of Lynx canadensis isolate LIC74 chromosome F1, mLynCan4.pri.v2, whole genome shotgun sequence, one region contains:
- the CHRNB2 gene encoding neuronal acetylcholine receptor subunit beta-2: MEEAGPFGLVRANKEGGNAKSSSRIPPPRSGAGRLPGRAARTASARRPPPAARPPRPARLQHRGQRPARGMALRSGPAALLLGCGLLGLRAGVWGTDTEERLVEHLLDPSRYNKLIRPATNGSELVTVQLMVSLAQLISVHEREQIMTTNVWLTQEWEDYRLTWKPEEFDNMKKVRLPSKHIWLPDVVLYNNADGMYEVSFYSNAVVSHDGSIFWLPPAIYKSACKIEVKHFPFDQQNCTMKFRSWTYDRTEIDLVLKSDVASLDDFTPSGEWDIVALPGRRNENPDDSTYVDITYDFIIRRKPLFYTINLIVPCVLITSLAILVFYLPSDCGEKMTLCISVLLALTVFLLLISKIVPPTSLDVPLVGKYLMFTMVLVTFSIVTSVCVLNVHHRSPTTHTMAPWVKVVFLEKLPALLFMQQPRHRCARQRLRLRRRQREREAGALLFREAPGEPAGPAQGCGLRAAVDGVRFIADHVRSEDDDQSVSEDWKYVAMVIDRLFLWIFVFVCVSGTIGMFLQPLFQNFSAAAFLHADRSAPSSK, encoded by the exons ATGGA GGAGGCAGGACCGTTTGGATTGGTGAGAGCGAACAAGGAGGGCGGCAACGCCAAGAGCTCCTCCCGAATCCCGCCCCCTCGTTCCGGCGCTGG TCGCCTTCCGGGGAGAGCGGCCCGAACAGCCTCCGCCCGCCGGCCCCCTCCCGCAGCCCGGCCGCCCCGGCCCGCGCGGCTTCAGCACCGCGGACAGCGCCCCGCCCGCGGCATGGCCCTGCGCTCCGGCCCCGCCGCGCTGCTGCTCGGCTGCGGCCTCCTCGGGCTGCGCGCAG GCGTCTGGGGTACTGACACGGAGGAGCGGCTAGTGGAGCACCTCCTAGATCCTTCCCGGTACAACAAGCTCATTCGCCCAGCCACCAACGGCTCTGAGCTGGTGACCGTTCAGCTCATGGTGTCGCTGGCCCAGCTCATTAGTGTG CATGAGCGGGAACAGATCATGACCACCAATGTCTGGCTGACCCAG gAATGGGAAGATTATCGCCTCACCTGGAAGCCTGAGGAGTTCGACAACATGAAGAAGGTTCGGCTCCCTTCCAAGCACATCTGGCTGCCGGACGTGGTCCTATACAACAA CGCCGATGGCATGTACGAGGTGTCCTTCTACTCCAACGCCGTGGTCTCCCACGACGGCAGCATCTTCTGGCTGCCGCCCGCCATCTACAAGAGCGCCTGCAAGATCGAGGTGAAGCACTTCCCCTTCGACCAGCAGAACTGCACCATGAAGTTCCGCTCGTGGACCTACGACCGCACGGAGATCGACCTGGTGCTCAAGAGTGACGTGGCCAGCCTGGACGACTTCACGCCCAGTGGCGAGTGGGACATCGTGGCGCTGCCGGGCCGGCGCAACGAGAACCCGGACGACTCCACGTACGTGGACATCACGTACGACTTCATCATCCGGCGCAAACCCCTCTTCTACACCATCAACCTCATCGTCCCCTGCGTGCTCATCACCTCGCTGGCCATCCTCGTCTTCTACCTGCCGTCCGACTGCGGCGAGAAGATGACGCTGTGCATCTCCGTGCTGCTGGCGCTCACCGTCTTCCTGCTGCTCATCTCCAAGATCGTGCCGCCCACCTCGCTGGACGTGCCGCTGGTGGGCAAGTACCTCATGTTCACCATGGTGCTGGTCACCTTCTCCATCGTCACCAGCGTGTGCGTGCTCAACGTGCACCACCGCTCGCCCACCACGCACACCATGGCGCCCTGGGTCAAGGTCGTGTTCCTGGAGAAGCTGCCCGCGCTGCTCTTCATGCAGCAGCCGCGCCACCGCTGCGCCCGCCAGCGCCTGCGCCTGCGGCGGCGCCAGCGCGAGCGCGAGGCGGGCGCCCTCCTCTTCCGAGAAGCCCCCGGGGAGCCGGCCGGCCCGGCGCAAGGCTGCGGGCTCCGCGCGGCGGTGGACGGCGTGCGCTTCATCGCGGACCACGTGCGCAGCGAGGACGACGACCAGAGC GTGAGCGAGGACTGGAAGTACGTCGCCATGGTGATCGACCGTCTCTTCCTGTGGATCTTTGTCTTCGTCTGTGTTTCCGGCACCATCGGCATGTTCCTGCAGCCTCTCTTCCAGAACTTCTCCGCTGCCGCCTTCCTGCACGCGGACCGCTCGGCGCCCAGCTCCAAGTGA